Proteins from one Mobula birostris isolate sMobBir1 chromosome 10, sMobBir1.hap1, whole genome shotgun sequence genomic window:
- the LOC140203817 gene encoding N-acetyllactosaminide beta-1,3-N-acetylglucosaminyltransferase 2-like codes for MRFSWLRIGVLAVTGYALVNLLLTGSPNILHQLTGESHNSSKNASDTRLPAARATIPLLNVSAAFRGFIPVKKSFWNQRQHQLFQKLEELRRRGATEYVPPQKCNLTSLGAEIPDVHTYSQAHRDFAYYMSCRDHPQRINHRDKCSGGVFLLLAVKSRAANFDRRQAIRVTWGREASVRGVGVRTVFLVGSASDLGQGPDLQQLLSYEDHLHGDILQWEFKDTLFNLTLKDNLFLKWATAHCPSVQYVFKGDDDIFLNTPALLDFLQSLNKNQSKQLYVGQTITNASPLRDAKNKYSVPVSFYDGAYPAYAGGGGFLYSGSLVRLLYEVSHYIPFYPIDDVFTGMCFSALGISPLHHQGFRTFDIEAKHRENPCTYVDLILVHQRSPLQTMELWRRLQNPELRC; via the coding sequence ATGAGATTTTCCTGGTTACGGATCGGGGTGCTGGCAGTGACGGGATATgcacttgtgaacctcctcctgaCCGGAAGTCCCAATATCCTGCATCAGCTCACAGGGGAGAGCCACAACTCGTCCAAGAATGCCTCGGACACCCGCCTTCCCGCCGCCCGGGCCACCATCCCTCTGCTGAATGTTTCCGCGGCGTTCAGGGGCTTCATCCCGGTGAAGAAGAGCTTCTGGAACCAAAGGCAGCACCAGTTGTTCCAAAAGTTGGAGGAGCTTCGTCGCCGAGGTGCTACCGAATACGTCCCGCCGCAGAAGTGCAACCTGACCAGCCTGGGGGCCGAGATCCCCGACGTGCATACCTACTCTCAGGCGCACCGGGACTTTGCGTACTACATGAGCTGCAGGGATCACCCCCAGAGGATCAACCACAGGGACAAGTGCAGTGGCGGGGTCTTCCTGCTGCTGGCCGTCAAGTCCAGGGCGGCCAACTTCGACCGGAGGCAGGCCATCCGCGTCACCTGGGGCAGGGAGGCGAGCGTCAGGGGGGTCGGCGTCCGCACCGTCTTCCTGGTGGGCTCTGCCTCCGACCTGGGCCAGGGGCCCGACCTGCAGCAGCTGCTGAGCTACGAGGACCACCTCCACGGAGATATCCTCCAGTGGGAGTTCAAGGACACCCTGTTCAACCTCACTCTGAAGGACAACCTGTTCCTCAAGTGGGCCACTGCCCACTGCCCCTCTGTCCAGTACGTATTCAAGGGGGACGACGACATTTTCCTGAACACCCCTGCTTTACTGGATTTCCTCCAGTCGCTGAACAAAAACCAAAGCAAGCAGCTCTACGTTGGACAGACGATCACGAATGCCAGCCCTCTGCGTGATGCGAAGAACAAGTACAGTGTCCCCGTGTCGTTCTATGACGGAGCCTACCCAGCCTacgctgggggtggggggttccTCTATTCGGGCAGCCTGGTCCGGTTGCTCTACGAGGTCTCGCACTACATTCCTTTCTACCCTATCGACGATGTCTTCACCGGCATGTGCTTCAGCGCGCTGGGGATCAGCCCCCTGCACCACCAGGGCTTCaggaccttcgacattgaggccaAGCACCGGGAGAACCCGTGCACCTATGTCGACCTGATCCTCGTCCACCAACGCAGCCCCCTCCAGACCATGGAGCTCTGGAGAAGGCTACAGAACCCTGAGCTCAGGTGCTAG